In Bos indicus x Bos taurus breed Angus x Brahman F1 hybrid chromosome 23, Bos_hybrid_MaternalHap_v2.0, whole genome shotgun sequence, the genomic window ATAAATTGTATCTACTATTCAAGAATTTTGAAATGATGATTTCAGAATAACAAAGGTTAATATtcattgaggtttttttgtatgccaggcactgtattGTTTCAGGTAAAATATCTGATAATGTCTCAGACATTTTCCTTTGACTAATAGGAACCAAACATTTCATTATGAAAACTGAGATTAATCAGGGATTGAGTCAGTTAAGGAGCATTTCTAACTATGTGGTACTGACCCAAAATGAATCACTTCTGCTGGATTATTTCCAAAGCAGAACTATATAGAATGTGCTTGTCTTGGATCTTGAGGCTGGGTAAGGTGGTACATGATCCCAAGCCattaagttattaaaattatcttgtcttcttcctctgtcACTGAAACTCCATGTCAAGATTCAAACCTTCACACATATGTCAATGTCCAATGTCCACAAAATCTTTTATCACATTGAGTAGGAATAggcaaatacaatttaaaataggGCATGAAGCTCTTATGTCTTTATATTAATATCACAGTGCATATTTGCTTGATGAGTGACTGAATATAGTTATTTAATAATCTGGTGATAATAGGGAATACTGCAGGCCATATGAGTTGAATTTAGATGATgataaaagtgaattttaattccttatttttcattcatgGTTTCCCTCTATAATGTTTCCATTTTAACTCAAAACAACTCAGCAAGCAAGACTGGAAAGGCTTCATCATCCTTACTTCATACAGAAATGATTAATCAGAGGCTTTAGGTCAAGAAAACGTATCAGGTGAGAGACAGAAAAATGTCTGTCCAAACTGTTATACTGCCTGTGATGGTCCTTTCTGCAGACTCCTGACACCTGTCCTTGAGCATCTTGCTCTTTTTCTGTAACAATGATTAAAATGAAACATTCTTGCTATGAACATAAAGCTGACCTCTACTACATGTGTCTGAAGGTCCCTGCACAAAGGTCAACAGAGCAAATCCTGAAAACAATAGAAAGTGCAATGAAGAAATCAGATTTTACCTGgtatagttttattaatattcttaagtccatttaaatatttcaaagcacTCACTTCACTATTTTGGAcaacttattttttcaaatatctatGAATTTCATGAGGTTTTAAAAAGCACTTAACACAGGATGACTGTTTATTCATCCTGTGCATCTGAGAATATAGAATGACTAACAGCATGCATTAGCCTTTGTGCAGTCAACCCTCCCTGTGTGCCTTCCACAACTAGGTTTCTCCCATTCCCCACATCCCCCGACTTTCACCCCCAACACAGGCTTTTGCATTTATGTCTACAGCCTAAATGGGCAAGgatatttatgaaatgaaatcTTTGCGATATCACTACCTAGGAAAGAGTCAGGTATTCTCCTTTTTTGGTCAGAATTTCCCCCTTGGTTCTTCCATCAGTCTCACTGAGAAAGCTGCAGTTCTTCCCAAATACAGGAGGAtagaattagtttaaaaaaaaaaaattgtgtgtttaACTGACAAAACAGATGATAACTTCTCCACATCCAGAGCTTTTATGCAACAACATAGGCTATTATTTAGAAGTAAAGATATATAAGAAAATGTttggggttttaaaaaaaaataagtaaacagttGTCTCTTTTTCTTGCCACAGCCTTAACTGAATTTCTTTGCTACATGTCGAATATAGATATTAAATTGTATTAGTTAATTTAATTAGATACAATGCaaggtaaatatatataaattattttaaataacataaatgcattataatattttatgtatgagCAAATTTTTCAACAATCATATCCATCAAGGGTTCTTGTCATCATGCAGGTTTGTTACTCCATATTTAACagaattttgaatcagtccactTATTTCTGACCCTTTTTTCCTACCTTTTAATCCCATGACAACAGTAAAtgcaaaataatctgaaaatactcaatgttcaataaatgtttgttgagtgaacaaCTGAAGAAAGCAACTAAGCAaccaaagaagaggaaagaaatagaaatcataaGACGTTTATTTGAGAAAATGAAGGGGTGAAGAAAAttgtactgaatttttttttccaatttatgcTTGTTGACTAGACATATATTGGACAAATCAACTGGTACAGTGAACATAGGATAGGATTTGGTTTCAGGATGAGCATAACTCCcaaactatttaaatttaaattataggtAAGAAATTTATCTCTTTGACTCACTAGAGCTTGTTAAGAGTAATATAAAGATGTATACTTCTATCTGAAACTATCTTTCTGATGACTTTGCCTTTCTTTTATTCAGATCATGAGTTTCAATTGTTCTTTGTGGCAAGACAACAGCATGTCTGTGAAACACTTTGCATTTGTCAAATTCTCTGAGGCCACTGAACAgtgcttccttttattttccttcattctatTCATGTTTTTAGCATCACTGACAGGCAATGCTCTCATAGCCCTTGCCATCTGGACCAATCCAGCCCTCCatacccccatgtacttcttcctggccAACTTGTCTCTCTTGGAGATTGGATACACTTGCTCTACTATACCCAAGATGCTGCAGAACCTTGTGAGTGAGGCCCGAGGAATCTCTCGGGAGGGCTGTGCTACACAGATGTTTTTCTTTACATTATTTGGTATCAGTGAGTGCTGTCTTTTGGCAGCCATGGCTTTTGATCGCTATACGGCCATATGCTCCCCACTTCACTATGCAACACAAATGAGTCATGGAGTGTGTGTCCATTTAGCAATGATTTCTTGGGGAGTGGGTTGCATAGTAGGCTTGGGCCAAACcaactatattttttctttggacTTCTGTGGCCCCTGTGAAATAgaccacttc contains:
- the LOC113882047 gene encoding olfactory receptor 10C1-like; protein product: MSFNCSLWQDNSMSVKHFAFVKFSEATEQCFLLFSFILFMFLASLTGNALIALAIWTNPALHTPMYFFLANLSLLEIGYTCSTIPKMLQNLVSEARGISREGCATQMFFFTLFGISECCLLAAMAFDRYTAICSPLHYATQMSHGVCVHLAMISWGVGCIVGLGQTNYIFSLDFCGPCEIDHFFCDLPPILALACGDTSHNEAAVFVAAILCISSPFLLIIASYGRILAAVLVMPSPEGRQKALSTCSSHLLVVTLFYGSGSVTYLRPKASHSPGVDKLLALFYTVVTSMLNPIIYSLRNKEVKTALRRTLGKKNVLTHG